In a genomic window of Octopus sinensis linkage group LG16, ASM634580v1, whole genome shotgun sequence:
- the LOC115220339 gene encoding vacuolar protein sorting-associated protein 26B-like, translating to MSFLGFGQSAEIDIVLDGQESRKTAEIKTEEGKKERHFLYFDGETVSGKVNVTLKKSGNKLEHQGIKIEFIGQIELYYDRGNHHEFTSLVKELARPGILTQSTSYNFEFLQVEKPYESYTGVNVRLRYFLRVTIVKRITDVVKEQDIIVHTLSQYPDMNNSIKMEVGIEDCLHIEFEYNKSKYHLKDVIVGKIYFLLVRIKIKHMEIQIIKRETTGTGPNVYNENETIAKYEIMDGAPVRGESIPIRLFLSGYDLTPTMRDINKKFSVRYHLNLVLVDEEERRYFKQQEITIFRKADKVRKSIQATLQAQHATMQRMTFRREQAEANKDNSSDDQ from the exons ATG AGTTTTTTAGGTTTTGGCCAGAGTGCTGAGATTGACATTGTATTAGATGGCCAAGAGAGCAGGAAAACTGCTGAAATTAAAACTGAAGAAGGCAAAAAAGAGAGACATTTTCTCTACTTTGATGGTGAAACAGTATCCGGCAAG GTGAATGTCACCTTGAAAAAGAGTGGCAATAAATTGGAACACCAAGGTATTAAAATAGAATTTATTGGACAAATTG AGTTGTATTATGACCGTGGCAATCACCATGAATTTACATCACTTGTCAAGGAATTGGCTCGACCAGGTATCCTAACCCAAAGTACCAGCTACAATTTTGAGTTTTTACAAGTTGAGAAGCCATATGAATCTTATACTGGTGTCAATGTTAGGTTGAG ATACTTTCTGCGTGTGACCATTGTGAAGAGAATCACAGATGTAGTGAAAGAACAAGACATCATTGTACATACCCTCTCACAGTATCCTGATATGAACAATAGCATCAAAATGGAAGTCGGCATTGAAGATTGCTTACATATAGAATTTGAATATAACAAATCCAA GTATCATTTGAAAGATGTAATAGTGGGCAAAATATATTTCCTACTTGTCCGAATAAAAATCAAACACATGGAAATACAAATCATTAAAAGAGAGACCACAGGAACTG GTCCCAATGTTTACAATGAGAATGAAACAATTGCAAAATATGAGATCATGGATGGTGCACCTGTCCGAG GTGAGTCTATACCAATTCGGCTGTTCCTAAGTGGATATGATTTAACACCAACTATGAGAGACATCAATAAAAAGTTTTCTGTCCGTTATCACCTTAATTTGGTTTTAGTTGATGAGGAAGAACGTCGTTATTTCAAACAACAG GAAATCACTATATTCCGGAAAGCTGACAAAGTACGTAAAAGCATCCAGGCCACATTGCAAGCCCAGCATGCTACGATGCAGAGAATGACTTTTCGTCGGGAACAGGCTGAAGCTAATAAAGATAACAGTAGTGATGATCAgtaa